gccgaaatttcgttagtaaggccaactgttttttggcaagtttgctttaaaatgttctttattAGGATGtgccttttaagaaaaaagttgtcctgtgGGATTGAAGGGGatgcaattgaatttttcaaattcattttttttttattttttcaccaatacctACTCTTTTCAGTATAGTTAACTAATcactttttttacagttttatatctatatttttttttttcgcaaatcatGATGactattttttattaatttcatcaaattttcatttaaaaaagctttaaaaaggaaagagagagaaaacgaaacatagttgaaaaatgggggaaaaagctcgaaaaaaactaaaaaggaaAGCGAAAGAAAAAGGATCAAAtaatattgtttgaaaatgtcgaaaagattaaaattaaaaaaaaggaagaaaggaAGAAAACAAATAGACTCATGTACCTAAGTAGTATGCCATAACAACTGTTCATCCTTATCGAAAAACAAGCCATCtgcagctattcgctgattgcaacaGAGTTTTTGCATACGCTTTTTGCTTATTGGATGCTTTAATTTAATGCGCAATAAGTAGTTATTAGTTAATCGAGTGAtgcgttcaaatttttttttttcaacaaaaactcTTTCTCGACACGATTAATAAAATATAACCGCACAACACATCAATATTTTAACTGTTTTTTCGcacaaaaactacaaaaaaaaaatcaaaggatacgaaaaaaattacaaaaacgaataatgaaaatgaaaatgaatttgaaaaattcaatgctGAGAATGGAGTGAGAGTTCACGAGGTTTTCTCGATTTCatgacatttttgatttcaatatcGGCCCATTTCCTAGGCAAAGTTATGCAAAGTGTAATTCAGCAGCTGAAATACTAGCCAAGAAGTATGTTTTTAATACGTAATAGATTTTTTTAGTTAATTTGAGGGGGAttctaattaaaatttaccaatttagtATCAGGAAATTGAATTTCCTGTAGTGTAGGTACGTAAGTTTAAATTACcccttcaaatcaaaattatcattttttcattgtcGTAAGCACCTGGTTGTAAGTAcagactgaaaatttcaattcttcctTACTTCTTTCTTCTCACTTGATTTGTTATTGATAGTCATATAGGCAGGTAGGTAGAGGTTATGCATCCAACCCATTCACAATAAACAAGCATTTTCAAAAGGTGaggcatttttaatttttttcaaatttttttattctcgcgAAACTATACAGAAATACTCGTATGAGCATAGGCTATCAATCTGCTATCTGGTTTTAATGATAcccattaatttaaaaaaataataattttatctgCGTAGCAGGTTTATCTCAACTCTACAACAACGCGCGTCTTCCAGTCTAACCTGAGTTGTTAAAAGTTAACACTGAACCTGATAAGGAATGATTCTTCATGTAGGTAATGGGTAATCCctatttcaagtaggtacgaaatacgaataaatCCTCGTATtgtacgtaagtaggtacatagttcaTTAATTATTCACAATATTCATGGAAACTGGAACAAATAATAGTTCCAATACGATTCAGATTTTTAACGCGAATCGCATcacaatgaataatttttcttttttgataaacATCATGGACAAATCGTGGTATGTACAACACACAAGCACAGAATGGTATCATAATATACTTTTCCACACCACAAATCATAAAACACATTCGTCATTATCTCGTGTTATTTAAAATCACTGCTGATAATGACTTTTGATTTGCAAATGAATACCTAGCTAGATCAAAGTTTAACTTAGTTCGCCACAGATGTACCAAGTGTTTATCAGTTCATATCACGAAATATAAAGAACAAGTATATTAACATACCTACGCACAtttgagtgtatttttttttgtagtgaataataaaaaaacaatccGTGAGAAAGAATacttttgtggaaaaaaaatgcttttataGTTTCACATTTTTGTAGTGTTGGAAGTAACgtaaaaatggctaattttcaTCGGAATTCTCGACAAACGAAGTAAGTGGATAAATTATAATAGgtatattaaattgaaaataggtaatcGAGTGTACGTTAAGGTGGGtcgtttatcaattttttttttttttttgaattttatgagcCTAGCAAAAAATAATGGCGAAAATGACCTCTAGAAGATGTAAAAAGGATATTTTCGAGTGTTTCGGTGAACGCCTAATCCTCTTGAGAGAAAGCTTAATAGTCACAAAACTATCATATTTTGAAGGATAAATAAATATAGGTGTTATTTTGAGAATGGctgaacttgacaaaaatgaactttgagcttttctaaatggtttgaaatgttgaaattttgtaaactttgAGTTCTTGACGAGGAATAAGTTAAACATTGACataaaaattagaactttttttctACGTCTCGTTGAGgccattttggccaaaatttcttGCTAAGTttcgtcaaattgaaaaaaaaatatattcttcATTTGCACCAATCATATTTCAATAAAACCTATATtaattgatatttatttttacagGCGAGATTATTTCGGATTTTCATTCATCACAATCTTATGCATTGTATCCGTTCAAGTATTACTTTGCTCAGCTAGACCCAGCTTAGAGGACGTAAGTACTCGATTGAGTTGATTGAAGTGATTTACCCTTATAGTACCTATTCTATTTATGTATATGCTGGTCTCTAGATAAAATCAAACTGTCTtcggtaggtagtaggtacctacttcataaaAATCTTCAACATGACTAAATGATTTAGGAAATTTATTAACCACTTTGATCaatatttcgtttaaaaaaatgataaaattatcacAGAAGATCACCTACTCTGAACTCcgaaaatttatgtaggtatttcacaTAAAATGGCAAACTGATACCAATAATCCAAATCGATCCCATTTTTAGTCTTCTGATATCCATCTGATTTTTTGGGAATGGTGGTGTAAAGGGTGGTAAAATTGCTGCAGAAAAATGAGGGAGGAAGAAGCAATTTCTGagaaagtgaataaaaatggaGGACATTTGTGAcagaaaaatacgagtaccagtTCATAATAATTCGTAAATTCCAGAACCCTCAttctaattgatgaaattacagGATGCCAGTAATGAAAATCCGACTGGACAAAATCCCACTAACGGTGTGGTAAAGTCAGTAAAAGAATTACCTTTGATGGAAGACGAAAAAGCTGACGACGAAGAGGCGATCGAAGGCGAACCGGAAGACCCAGAAATTGACGAAGCAGAGGAATCGTATGATACTGAAGCTGAGGCACCCACAGAGAACACACCCATTAAGAAGTACACCGAACCTAGGGAGACACCGTCCACATCGAGCTCTACTACACCCAAAATATCACATTTACCTGGCAAGTCCGAGgatgatgaaaatgatgaatcaCCAAGGGAATCCAACTCTTCGACCGTAGAATCTCCGACGACTGATATAAATACTAACCATGGTTTAATGCGCAAAAATTACTGCTTTGTTCTGTTTATTCCAGTATtgtcatatatttttttaatgtagatTTCAGCTGATCCAATGATTCaataaagatattttttttcaaaattatgtgttttttggtaataatttaatattaggtaatttttttcacattaatgGGCGTATATCTTGTGAGAATTTCTCACCCAATCATTGATCTTGAATATTCAGCAATAACTCAGTACTAGAATGAGAAGTGGACgaaagtacaaaaatatgaatagaggtaggtacctacttttttttattaccagCCTAAATTATCTCAAAATCTCATATGTATTTTCTTTGCTTAAATACCTACAACACATCCTTTCCCCTTCtcttattttgcaaatttgaaattttccacctcccACCCTCTTCCAGTTGTTACCTcgaatgagaaaataattccctattttttatttttcccctatCTTCATAAAAAGTGGTGCTTATAGGCCCCAtaagttgtaaaaaatcaaaaaaaaaaagaagaaaattcaattcatcaaaattctttgtttctgtgttagaatttttctaaataataatCTCCTTCTCCTTTCCAAGAAGAAACTTTCTCCAGCCCTTCAAACCACATTAGCCCCTTAGTAAcgaaccacccccccccctcaggtGAAAAACCAGAAAcaatgagaataaatcaaaattagggaacatttttttgaaaatacctaatttCATTCACATTGGAATTGTTCTACAAAAGCCCTTTTTCGAGGGAAACCTTTCgttggacccccaaatgatgttggctcttgaaaatttcaattgtgaGGTAGTAATTCGAATTCTGTAAAATTTAACAACttccacaatttgaaaattttcaatttttttagtggggggctaattttttcatttatagggctaaaaatgttatttttgagGTCAAAATCACCCATTCTCGAGAATATACAAGTTTCGAGTTGAGGGCTAAAAATTCCACTTTTATGGGGCTACAATAAATTATCGTTTTTAGGATCATAAATTTCAGAGGGCCaaagtttccattttcgaaGGCTTAAACATGACATTTTGGAGCTAATGATTCTCAATTCGGTactgagattttcatttttgagaaacaatttcatttttttcaaagatttgggCCCTGAATTAAGTGTTTCATCATTTCTTGGGACTGCATACTCCTAATTAGgaccaaaatttccattttagcagagacattttcattttagaattttttaagcGAGAATTTCCATTTCAAGAGCTAAGTGTCTTAGGACTACATATTCCTAATTTTAGgaccaaaatttccatttttgcagagacattttcattttagaatttttcaagtgaaaatttcaatttcaagagctaaaagTGTCTTAGGATTACTTATTCCTAATTTTAGGACCAAAATTACCATTCTTGGAGCGAGATATTTTcatgttataatttttgaagtgaaaattttcatttcaagagcAAGGTAAATGTCGTTTTTTGAGGCAGAAATTCCAATTGTAAAGgctgaaaattctcatttaggttgatactgaaaatttccattgtgaggcaaaaatttcatttctatgaGTAAAAATTCACACATTTGAATTGAATTCATAATTTTCAGGACGGAAGAAGTCGTAttagagggggaggggggcttccattattctCAACTGAttcgtgtaggtattttttcagagAAGAAACTTTTGGTCGCGAATCGAGTCGAAATTTGGGTTAGAGAGGGGGGGAGGGTAGTTGGGCAGCAAATGTGTTAGTTCTagccaaattttcataaaaataaaaaaattgaaaaattgatgcctgtagaattttttttttaatttcacatttATATGCATGAATAATTCTAAATAAacaccttttcaagaaaaaagttccTTCGGTCTCTCAAATGATATTTGTTCTCCAATATAAAACccctcaaaaaagttgaaaaaatcatcaaaaaaaaaatgatttttttccccaagaaaaaccttccttcaattttccataggtctccaaagttgaaaaatgaaaaaaaacagacaaatcagaacgtttttttttttatttttttattttaatctcctttcagaatttttttattcccttcaagaaaaaactttactTGCTTGTATTGTATGTTTCAATGATCAATTATTGCTGAAATAAATCCCTCGGTccctcgagcagtaattttggcTCGTTCAACTCAACCAGTTGAAATACATAGAACTTGAAAAAGCAAGGTAACTTGCACAAtaacgaaattgatttttcaacagatcAAAATGATCATCTTTAGAGACTTGAGGAGAGACcaaattctacttttttatcGTAAAGGTGGAGGGAAGGGGTCAAAAACATTAAATAGTGCTTTAGGAAGGAGACAgttccttttttccatcatgtagaggggtcaaaaatattaatttgacaaaatttttcggATATCTTTCATATTTTGAAGACTGAGGGGAAGGGGGAGCCTTCCTGACACGACTTATTTTCACTAACATGGTTGAAGAAATTTTCCTCGTCCACTACAcaataataataggtaataaaaactACCAATATAAGATACATATGTAAAGTACCGAGCATTAAGGAAGACActacaagtacctacattaaatttAAGATAATTTGACTACACAGTGGCATGGCAACTTGCTTGAAGTGAGCACTGATAATGAAGTTGAACCCGAAAAAATATCGATTACGATTCACATATAATACCTTTATTAACGATAAGCTTAAAACCAAATGAAATCAGACGATAAATTAGGCgtgaattgaaacaaaaatacagCTGACACGAAATTATCATTGGAAAGTCGTGTTATCATTCATTATCAACCTACCTACGTAAAGTTCTTCACAATATGAACAACACATTGTCATGTTAATGCCGAAATTAAGGGACGTCGATTGCGATGTAAAttagcaaatttttcgaaatcttaAATAAGTTACTTTAACTATGTGCGCGTTAAAAATTTGGACGCTGGTGACTGTGCTGTGTTTAGTTAACGAGATCGACTGTATTCTCGAGCAAGATGTGCAACCGAAATCGTATAAACTGAAATTGGTTCCTTTTTTAGATAACAGTTTCAATTTTACGGGCGAAGTGTTTATCGATATACTTTGTACGTTCTCCACcagtgaaattttacttcaCTCTAGTAACTTGACAATTCAGCAAGTACGAGTTGTACGCAGCAATGGACAAGAATTTCCCAGCGAATACGAATTGATTCCAAGACGAGATTTGCTGCGCATCGTGACTAATGATTATATGGTATTTGATGGTATATACACGGTGCATATCAATTATCAAGGTTATCTGAACGATGATATGATAGGATTTTATAAAAGCTCGTATAAAGTAGGGCACCAAATCAAGTGAGtcgaaaattacataaaataggtacctattagataATTTTAACACGAATGGAATTTGTGGTAGGTAATTTATGTATACGAATTACGAATACCTACGTCAATATTTTCTTTAGATGGTTGGCAACTACACAATTCCAATCGAATTTTGCTCGAATGGCGTTTCCCTGTTTTGACGAACCCAGATttagaacaaaatttgaaataagtgTCGCGagatataaaaatcaaatcgcTTTGAGTAATATGCCAGTGAAAGAGACGAGCGAAGAAGAGTAAGAATATAATGTATGTGATGCGCCAAGTAAAAATGTACAatatgttggaaaaatcaaatttgatacaGATCTGGTGACGAACGCCAACTTCCTGTTTTTCAGCTCGAAATACCAAAGATACAGATCTGGTGACGAAAGCCAATGTCCTGTTTTTCAGCTCGATGATCGGCTTCCTACGGTTGCGATGTTTGTTATAgagataaaattttatcattttgcaaatttttaaaatgccaatcataataaaaatagctagtttctaggtacctacatttacaCAAGGGTAACagcccagtttttttttttaccatttctagGTTTTTCCACCCCCACCTCTGCcaagaattttgtgaaaaatgagtcATCAAAGTCatgaatcaatttgaaaaccATAGGGTACTGACAAGTTTTGTGATTGTGCTTCTTTTGCAAGAtgttcaacaaaattcaaaaaaagcgGAACTTAAGTGGGACTTTTGGcagaactttttttaaacacgTGGGATTTTTAAACGAAGGGTGAGGGGGTGGGTGAGGCTtttacattccaattttttgcttagGTGTCCAatatgtcttcaaacatccgaagattttttttcaagcgagcggatgtcgaaaatataattctatcatttcaatttttgattttattttcacctttaaggtTCTTCCTAATGTAATTCTTCTCGAATCTCCTTAGATTCTCCCCTTCCATCTCTGCACCAGGTCGTTCATTTCTCCCCACAGCTCCTCTCTAATATGCAGTGCCTGTGCCACATATGAGGAGGTGGTCGTCATTCTGTCTTTGCTTGCAATCCGGAAACTTCACATCATCCTGAATGCCCCATCTAGTTAGGTTTTTACTGCTGTCTGGGCGCATCCAGCTCGAATCTGCTGCAGTGTGAGCCACTCTACATGGCTGGCAGTTTGTGTCCATTTGCCAAGTTCTAGTTACATGTGGCCTTCTCCAGAGCTGACCATCTTTTCTGCCTCCCCTCCACTGGATCTACTTCCATCACATGAGTCTCCCTCATAAAACTCCTCCTGGACTTTAGCCTTGCCTTGGGATAATATGGGGATGGCAGGGGTCTTGTTCTTTCTTTGTCCTCTCTACATCTGCCACCACACACGTCTTATTGCAGGAGGTGCAATGCCGCATATTCTTTGTAGGTGTTTGACACTGGTTGATCTGAGGAAGCCAGACACAATTCTCATAGTGTTGTTGAGAGCAAAGTCAATCTTCTTAACCCgcacaaaaattgtcaacgtcaacatttacatcgactacgtttttttccaacataatgatggaaaagtgatcaattaatcatttagtaggaatcttctgtccctacaaaagccaggtaaatgaaatttttcgaaattttctcattatttctgatacctcgacatgccagatcgacatgtagatgtaaaattcaatgctcaaaatttacatctacaactatgtcaaccaatttttcagaattaaaatttctgttttagtgtttaaaagtttagtaaacattcaaaaatatgatcttgttcaatgaggaaaacaaattttttagggcattgatgaaattattcccttttccacagtttggagttgtagatgattatgaggttgatattgtggatgtatttgttgatgtcaaatttcacatcaacattaacatcgacatgtcgacatgaaaatggattactTTAGTATACTCTTAGATAAattattgcaccatctttgatataaggaattttCTGTTCAACTctttgattatacagactttttgtctgtacttctttgGAACTGGACCTTGCATccatgctgttttcagcacaagcaatagccacatcagaggaagttgttttttagaaaaaaaattcaaaatttttgaactcaaattttataactttatgAAGCAGGAGgttgacataaattttgatgtgaatgtcgatccatccacatccgtcacttttggatgccccatgtcaatgtgaattttgaccttGTGTCGAGCCTATTGTCGACATGAATGCAGATTAACATCAGtcaacaattacatcgacaattagctcgacacagggtcgaaattcacatcgacatgtggcatcaaAAAGTGACGGATgcggatgggtcgacattcacatccaaattagcatggtcattgttgtacaggAACATGTACTGATCAGCCCCAGGCAGCACATCCATACTCTGCTATAGAGTAGCACAGTGCCATGGCTGTTGTCCTCAAGTGTCTTTGGCTTTGCTCCTCATCGAGTTGATACCAGTTTCCGCAGCAAGTTGTTTCTTGCTTCATCCTTCATTTTTATGTTCTCACAATGTCTCTTATATGTATGGGTGGGTTTGATCCAGCCCGATTCCTAGGTACTTGGGATTTTCACAGTTTTCCAGCTGCACTCCTCCCCATACTAGCTTCAGTGTGCACTTTAGCTTCACATTTTTCAGGTGGAAGCTACATACTTGAGTTTTGGATGGATTCGGCCTGAGGGCATTATCCATGTTAGTAGGTCTCTAGTTTATTCAGGGTTTCCTGCAGCATTTCTTGTATCTCTACCCCTGGGTGGTTGCTGCCAGGTCATGTCTGGTCTGGTCTCTGATTGGCTGGTCATTCGTATATATGTTGAATCTGGATTGGGGCGAGAACACTCCCCTATGGCAGTCCATTTTTTTGCCTTCTCCATCTATTGGACTTTCCCATGTGGGTGACATAGAACATCCTATTACTAAGCATAGGTTTAATGATGGTGGTGAAATTGTGATCCTGGGTGACTTCATaatatacttatgtacttgCTTGCACAGTAGGTAGTGGTTTATAGTATCATATGCAGCAGTTAGATCAACAAACACTGCGCCtgtgattttttcttctcaaaccCATCTTCAATGTGTTGTAGGAGGTTGGTGGCCTGGCTTGTACAGCTTTTACCCTGGTGAAAACCAGCTTGTTGAGGGATAAGTCTGTCATCAATTGTGTCCTGTACTCTATTGAGAAGCAGTCACTCAAATAGCTTATAGCAATGGCACAGGAGTGagctgttttttttcacaaaaatgttcgTCTGTGTGTGGGGTACAACATACCTATCTCAAAAACTCCATTTCGAGGGGAAAAGCGACTTTTTGTACCTTTTCGCTTGGCGCATCACATTTATAATCTGaggaattgtattttttcattttcgatgaaTTGAAATATAAACTTGAAGTACATGATTTATGACCAACAGCCCAACAATCAATAATCGTGTATGGGACACTTTTCGAACAACGCCTCCCATGTCAACTTATCTCATCGCTGTGGTTGTATCAGACTTCACTCATATCACAAGCGAAGATGGCAGAATTTCTGTATGGACTCGAGGGCCAGTCATGAAAGATGCGAATTACAGTTTAAGCCAAAGTGCTCGCATATTAGAACAACTGGAAATATACACAGACATAGACTTCATGTTGCCAAAACTAGACTTGGTTGCGATGCCAGATTTCAAATCTGGTGCGATGGAGAATTGGGGTCTGACAATATATCGGTAAGAATGTAAAAGGTATTTTATAGGCTAATAGGTATTAGCTCTTGGAACATgtaaaatgatttgaataaaCTCACAAAATTAATAGGCAAAATTAAACCATTGGTAatgatttttagagaattttgataagatttttcaggattttctTACAATAGAATTAGACTAAATTACTCGATTATATAAATAAGTACACGAATAATGTTACATATTAAACTAGGAatagctattcgctgattgcgctgattgcaagacagtttttgcatttgtttttaCCATATTGGTTGaaggttgcattggttgctaagtttgcttttaaaataccaacttgaagctgatttctAATTACATATtaataaaacaccatttttttgtttatcagAGAACGAAGCATATTACATCAATACGAAAACAGCTGGGTAAAACAAATGGAAATGATTACTTCGACAATCACTCACGAATTAGTCCATCAGTGGTTCGGAGATTACGTTACTCCTCAACTGTGGGATTATTTGTGGTTAAATGAGGCATTCGCAACGTACTTCAAGTATACCCTATCAGGAATGGTGACCATCACACGTGATGAATAAATATTGAACACGATCTTGGTACCTAACTAAGACTATAATTCATTAATCCACAGATTGAGCCCGCTTGGCATATGGATGAATTATTTGTAACGGAAGTTGTACAACATGCTCTATTCATCCACGAAGTCAATTATCATCATGCTATGACTGCTCAAGTGACAACCactgttgaaattgaagaaatattcgaTTTCATCACTTATcaaaaaggtacctatttaaaatgtttatttatttaagttatcggaatttttttttttttcattttttgtacgcAAACAATAAATAATATCG
The sequence above is a segment of the Planococcus citri chromosome 3, ihPlaCitr1.1, whole genome shotgun sequence genome. Coding sequences within it:
- the LOC135840353 gene encoding uncharacterized protein LOC135840353 yields the protein MANFHRNSRQTKRDYFGFSFITILCIVSVQVLLCSARPSLEDDASNENPTGQNPTNGVVKSVKELPLMEDEKADDEEAIEGEPEDPEIDEAEESYDTEAEAPTENTPIKKYTEPRETPSTSSSTTPKISHLPGKSEDDENDESPRESNSSTVESPTTDINTNHGLMRKNYCFVLFIPVLSYIFLM